Part of the Lycium ferocissimum isolate CSIRO_LF1 chromosome 6, AGI_CSIRO_Lferr_CH_V1, whole genome shotgun sequence genome, TGCTAGGAGTTATGTGGTTACTGTTGGTTGGAGATatgaaaaatggagaaaaagagatgAAATTAACAGTATTAAATGCTCAAGATCATCATGTTATAGGAAGTATGAAAAATACAAAAGTGATTCGAACTGAGAAGAGAAATATTCATCCCAAGATCGACTTCATAAGTAAAAGAGGAGTTCCAAATGGTCATGACCCCATCCACAACAGGTATGTCTTCAAAAAATATTCTTGTAGCTTTGTACTTATGTTTCCATCATTTTGTTATAACAATGACGAAATCAGAAACTTCACTCAGGGTGTTCAAGATCAGTTTGCACGATATAAGGTATATTTAACATAATACaaactatgattttatgatgaagatTATTAATTTACCACTCTTAATTCACCGGCTGTAGCTTATTGCCTCTGTTGCATCGACTCATGTTTTATTTCTCGATGTATTGTTCCTGGCCTCTCTATCCCATGAATATAAAAGATACATTATTCAGACTACAAGGTCTAAattttgattatggatattaatTAGTGCTAGTAGCTATGTTTTGAGTTAAGAGTAGGATCGTAATGCTTAACTGCCTTCAGATTTTATGGGCGTTACTATTTAAAGATATTAAgaacaacttttattttcaaaccatGTTCTATTTAATttagagaaagaaaaacaactAAAGCTTATTACAACCATACAAAACCTTTTTGTTTTCTGCATTTACAGGCAATTAACCTTTTCAAGGAATCTCTTCTTTATTACATTAAAACTATCATGAAAATCATATTACCTTGCATTTTGAATAGCATCATCATTTGACTCATATCAATCAATCACTCTCCACATCCCAATTTACGTGCCGGTATTTGACTGGAAatagaattgaagaaaaaaatagactTTTGAAAATTATGATCTAAAACAACCTATAAACATTTGTGTGATTATAAtatcattaaaggtaaaatagtaagtttaaaattaaattgtttataacTATAGAAACGCATTAttcttttaaaagttaaattgcttataaaatgggacggaggaagtaaaAACCATTACTAGTGAATATACGCATGAATCTGAAATATACATTTGTTTTGATGTTCAACAGAAGAGCTGGAAGTTCTCGTCCTCCGCCAGGTCAATCTTCCAAAGGAGAACTTGGCAATCCATGAAACTAAAGGCATCGAATGATCGTGGGGAGTTTTTCCTACCTTCTAGTTTTCTATTAAGGAGAAATCTCAACATATTGTTTgatgaaaaattcaaaattccaTGAGCTTTTACATTTTTAATTCTATATATAGAACTTTTTAGAAAATATGGGGAGATCAGTAGAGACTAGATATAGTTTGTTTTACACGAGGAACTtcgagggaaaaaaaaatcacttatgGGACATATCAGAATCCCAGATTAGGCTTTTCGATACCAACTTCACACATCAACAGGTAAAATTCACAAATACCAATTAAGTCACTGTAAATAAAAAAACAGTTACTatcatgaaatttaaaaaatgtcatGGAGTTTCATTTAATTTGTGAAATTTGAAGCTCATGACAGTGAATATAAAATAGGGTTGTTGAGAACTTTACATATTAGCAGAAGTGATTATATAGGTAAGTCTTCTTAAAATGCAATGTTCCGTATTATTTTGATCATTGGTGTAATTTATTATAGCTACTTATTCGGGGTAGAAGTGATGGACGTGACAAATCTTATATGGCATGAAGAAGCcaaaagtaataaaataaatagaagaAGAGATAAATGGGATCTAGAACTTAATGGAGAATGTTTAACAGAAATTGCATATTTCATTGTCTTAGGTAGAGACGAATCCAGGATTTCAAGAGGATGGGTTCATCAGTAGTTATgggatttttttatttcttttgcctttGGTTCGTTGCAGCTTAGCGCCTATGGGGTTGTTtgatttcttttgccttttgggacttggggaattagaaataaagggaaaaaaaatcattggatgtaatataaaaaagaaacacgtttttttacttttgggtaATTTGAATTATAgtagaagaaaaagaatttagaatactataaaaaagaaagttaaaaagctgctttaaaaaataatagcaTAAAACGTGCAACAGCTCTGGTTCGATCCCAAGACCTTGAGGAAATAAACACAACCCCTAACTAGTGCTGCACTTGGCCTGgtttgaccatgtgttcctttagttaatattacatatattttgagaattatacacataatatatcgagtttagtCGAGTGACCATGCGTTCACGTGACCCAAATTTTATACATGAAGTCGCCTCTGGTCTTAGTAGCCACGCATGCACTTATATACAGTACGATTCCCGGTCAATTACTTAGTAGCTTTTGCTTTTATAAGAAGTTTTATGCTTTATGGATTGGCTGATTTGATTAAGTAGCAACATGAATTCCAGAACTAATGCAAATCTTCCAGTTAAAGGTTGCATGCACTTATATACAGTACGATTCCCGGTCAATTACTTAGTAGCTTTTGCTTTTATAAGAAGTTTTATGCTTTATGGATTGGCTGATTTGATTAAGTAGCAACATGAATTCCAGAACTAATGCAAATCTTCCAGTTAAAGGTTGCAAAAGCTGAGGGAAAACAAAAAGGTAGGGTTAACATCTTTGTGTTAGTCCTTTTCATTTGATTCTTTATATTTGGCGGTGGATGTGAAACTGTTTTTGTCTTAATTTGGTCCATTCAATGTTTATACGTGTCACGATCCATTTTCACTAcctcgtgcgggcacctatcttTTCCACCACGGTAAGCGAACcattatcccaacaatcataaaacataaataaagcggaagaagatagaataacgtaagtctcccgataataatataaagaaaatgcggaagtaaatgaaatccaccccagtatctggtttggtcatacaagagcttctaactAAATACTCCAGGTCTGAATAATAGTAgtacataaatagtctcaaaaatcatgtctcaggttggaaataaagacataataaaaGGAAGAGTCTTCGAGAGCCGAACGTCCTTATGCTCACTCCCGAAGAGACTCGAGTCGGCAATCTTTGAATATCGCCCACGAGGTAGGTGGATCCCTTCGGTActatacattcataaaagaatgcaacaagtgcaggtcagtacaaacaacaagtactggtaggtatcataggccgactaagactagctaacgtatataaagacaacaaagcaagataaacacgtaaaccaacaaagtacaagtcaacacgaatccatatccacggtacaagtcatcacctatgttatagcatctaaacccaactgtgccaagtctcagtataatcaattCGAACCAGTACATCACAGTCATATCACAACACTCATCACCTATGctatagcatctaagcccaactgTGTCAAGTCAGAGTATAATCATTctgaaccagtatatcacaGCCGTATCACAACATATCACAGGAAACCAAAAGGGacaatgcaatgtaataatgtatgtatgatgaatgcaatgcatatgcaccttacacatgtactccgacgatggaacatcacatcttgGCAGCACAATCCTatggggacccgcgaagtccatgtaccactcactcCGAAAagtgacctcggatcacgagcactctcTTAATCTCGGCAAGAAATCTCGGGCATCGTACACTTAttcgttcccggcaagaaaccttgGGCAACGTACACTCAGTTGTTCCTAGCAAGAAATCTCAGGCAACGTAAACTCAGTCCGCTCCGGTAAATGACCTCAGATCACGGACTCTCATCATTCTTTTACAGTCTCCGGCAGAAACCtgggaggctacactctctcacttatcatcatcagtagcataaccatgcaatatcaatgaatcatggaaatgagcaTGGATACGATACAAtgtaataacaacaaccaattcaatcccaaacagtaccacacagggcacacaagtaatatcaataataaggctacataataagccacaatgaaACCATAATCTCATCTCAATACCAATCAAGAAAAGTACCACagtatcatagtcatgatatatcactagtcacgattacccaatgtctcaacgtgataacgagccaataagtaaatcgAATAAGATAAGTAAATCAatacaacggggtggctagcccctaaatcatacaacaaggcccaacctaagataatatacagcccaacttcatacccgaaggtttacatgcattcttcgataatatcatctaaacatacgcttcgctaatcaaagtctcaccataaagTAAACCATAACTTATCTGGAGAGCCGAAaaacaaagtctccaataatcaaaccgtagtctttcccttcctttgagcctcaagataatgaaagtctaaacatatTCGAATCacgaaattagaatcaagaagaacatcattcaaaccttatTTCTATTCAAGTCTCAAATCCTAACccatggaatggggtttatgaactaaaaaggAGAAATTAGGGATTCTGAGCttaaacatgaaattcatactctaggtgatcaatttccatcaattagaaactatattaactcatgaaatactcaaattcggattctaggtgaaacccccaattttgggtataaaccctaactttcaatctcACAAATTTGTCACTAATAATGAaagaatcatgtttatatagttACTACTCAACAAATCCATGCTTAATAAAGCttaatccaccaacaaatcaaggttttatGATTAACAACTTATTCAAGAAAGATCCCCAAAAACCCTGTCTTATTCTCCAAGTTCTATGGAGTTACTAGTATGAATTCTTAATTAGGAAAGGTAATGAAAGAGATTGAGATTAGAGAACTGACCCTGAAGAGAAATATGACCGAAACCTCTTCACATCGCCTCCAAGATGCTAAGGAAAAGTAGTGTAAGGAATGGGAGGAAATAAGGGTTTCCAAAGGCATTTAAATCGGAAAATTGCCCGTCGTCCGCCTTTGCGGTCAATAGGTGGCACCATTATGGTGGTCAAAAGGGCCCTTGGTGTTGCACCTCTATGGCGGTCAAGGGGCCGCACCTCTATAGCGGTCAAGGAGCCGCCCTAGCGGACCACCTGACACCAGAACTTTCtggtgtcttccaaacttgaaatcgaCACCCGAAAGCACCCCGGAACCTCCccaacacaaaccaaatatgcagatatacataaaaatgcacTACAAACGTGAtcatggcctcgaaattcccaaaggAGATCTCGTTGACCAACCCCCCAACGACCTAAAagcaactttccaacccaagtcccaaaacgcaACCGAgcgcattgggaaccaaaccaaacccaCCAATCTGTCACAAACGATCATCCGGACTCTCGGAATCaatagattttcaaaaaaagtccgtttacccaaaagtcaactatgagtCAAACGATTTTCACTAAAAAgtcaaatttcccaaaaatcaCGTCAAAACTCAAACTGATGCCTAGGGAACCATGCCACCTGTCCTCGCAGGTCAAAATGGTACTAATAAGGCTCTGGGATGGGTCAACGAGGgaaaaatggtcaaaaacacaataacgaccaaatgagTCGTTATAATACGGAACCAAATTTTAAGATTCCTAATTAATCTCGAGCATGATCAGTCACAATTCAATTTTTGTTTGATGCATTGACGgtgcaaaaaatatttacaagacGAGACTACATAATAAGGTACGAGTTTAAGTTCTAACCTAATAAAAATTGAGAAATTGAGCTGTGTCAGCTCAATTGAGAAATTGAGCTGTATCAGCTCAATTGAGATGATTTTACACAATCGTCTTGCATTCAAAAGCTCAGATTTATAAAAAGAGAATTGAGATATTATTTCCAACTAACTGTGCACTGTTACATTGTGTGTATCTTTATACAAAACAAAAACCGACTCTAGGTAGTTAGAATCAGAGGCGAATTTAAGATTTCTAGAACATAAGTGCACTAgttaaaaaagaaggaaaaaaagtaaCAAGTGGGAATTAATCCCTAATCCTCTAGGTAAATAACTGAGCATTCAATCAAGTGCACCATTTAGCCT contains:
- the LOC132060804 gene encoding CLAVATA3/ESR (CLE)-related protein 25-like, which gives rise to MDCSGKLCKGIWGSLVLLGVMWLLLVGDMKNGEKEMKLTVLNAQDHHVIGSMKNTKVIRTEKRNIHPKIDFISKRGVPNGHDPIHNRRAGSSRPPPGQSSKGELGNP